The Dictyoglomus sp. NZ13-RE01 genome contains a region encoding:
- a CDS encoding alpha-glucosidase has protein sequence MVSRIKPWGKVVGFEKRDKSLFVFGEEEDLRIDVLSERTVRFHYSKNKNWNHNYSFVIEKFPPLKDFTVTEKDGEIVLSTAFLVVAINKEKGKISIFDKEGDLILSDYENLGYGRFKNKVFSYKELRNEEAFLGFGERVGGLNKKGKRLINWNTDDPNHYPTTDPLYQSHPFFIAWNPKKSYGIFFDNTFRSYFDMGKESNKYYYFYAENGELDYYFFYGPTPKDVIEEYTYLTGRYYLPPIWALGYQQSRWSYASEEEVREIAKNFRERKIPCDVIYLDIDYMEGFRVFTTSCERFPNFEKMINDLNREGFKIVTIIDPGVKRDVNYDVYKEGVEKDYFCRRSDGTVYIGHVWPGECAFPDFVREEVRVWWGEKQKSLIEKGVSGIWNDMNEPASFENASAFWGKTQDPEESKYYLKTFPQDVLHGKGDRFTHDEIHNVYGLLMAKASFEGWKRARPNLRPLIITRAGFSGVQKYSSVWTGDNKSWWEHLYMSFPMLQNLGISGVPFIGADVGGFGEDCTEELFIRWIEAGIFYPFFRNHSAINTRRQEPWSFSEEAEKIARKYITLRYQLIPYLYSLFWEAKEKGIPPLRALILEYPEDKEAIHNDDEFMLGAHLLVAPIYREGARARLVYLPHGEWYNFWTEEKLEGPAYISVSSPIELIPIFVKAGTILPLWKSQNYVGEEKQDVLELRVFPGEGEFIYYEDDGVTWDYEKGKFNLVKFSLKKEGNLKIEYIHKGYQSERKIFRIVPLKGKVIEIEDNGNIEIILE, from the coding sequence ATGGTCTCAAGGATAAAGCCATGGGGAAAAGTGGTAGGTTTTGAAAAAAGGGATAAATCACTTTTTGTCTTCGGAGAGGAGGAAGATTTAAGGATTGATGTGCTATCTGAAAGAACTGTTAGATTTCATTATTCAAAAAATAAGAATTGGAATCATAATTATTCTTTTGTCATAGAAAAATTTCCTCCTCTTAAAGATTTTACTGTAACGGAGAAGGATGGAGAAATAGTTCTTTCTACTGCATTTTTAGTTGTAGCCATAAATAAAGAGAAAGGAAAGATAAGTATTTTTGATAAAGAGGGTGATTTAATCCTCTCTGATTATGAGAACTTAGGGTATGGAAGATTTAAGAATAAGGTATTTTCATATAAAGAATTGAGAAATGAAGAGGCATTTTTAGGATTTGGAGAAAGGGTGGGAGGTCTAAACAAGAAGGGAAAAAGATTAATAAATTGGAATACTGATGATCCCAATCATTATCCTACGACAGATCCTTTGTATCAGTCCCATCCATTCTTTATTGCCTGGAATCCCAAAAAAAGTTATGGAATATTCTTTGACAACACCTTTAGAAGTTATTTTGATATGGGGAAAGAGAGTAATAAATACTACTATTTTTATGCAGAGAATGGAGAATTAGACTATTACTTCTTTTATGGACCAACTCCTAAGGATGTGATAGAGGAGTATACCTATCTTACAGGAAGATACTATCTTCCACCTATTTGGGCATTGGGATATCAACAGTCCAGATGGAGTTATGCCTCAGAGGAAGAGGTAAGGGAGATTGCTAAAAACTTTAGAGAAAGAAAAATTCCCTGTGATGTAATTTATCTTGATATAGATTACATGGAGGGATTTAGGGTATTTACCACGAGCTGTGAAAGATTTCCAAACTTTGAAAAGATGATTAATGATTTGAATAGGGAAGGTTTTAAGATTGTAACTATAATAGATCCTGGCGTAAAAAGGGATGTAAATTACGATGTTTATAAAGAGGGGGTGGAGAAGGATTATTTCTGTAGAAGATCTGATGGAACCGTATATATTGGACATGTTTGGCCTGGAGAGTGCGCCTTTCCCGATTTTGTAAGAGAAGAGGTAAGGGTATGGTGGGGAGAAAAACAAAAAAGCTTGATTGAAAAGGGAGTCTCTGGGATATGGAATGATATGAATGAGCCAGCATCCTTTGAAAATGCCTCCGCTTTTTGGGGAAAAACCCAAGATCCAGAAGAATCAAAGTACTATTTAAAGACCTTCCCTCAAGATGTGCTCCATGGAAAAGGGGATAGATTTACTCATGACGAGATCCACAATGTGTATGGTCTTTTGATGGCAAAGGCAAGCTTTGAAGGATGGAAGAGGGCAAGACCCAATTTACGCCCCCTAATAATTACAAGGGCTGGCTTTTCTGGAGTGCAAAAATATTCCTCAGTATGGACAGGAGATAATAAAAGTTGGTGGGAGCACCTTTATATGTCCTTTCCTATGCTCCAAAACCTTGGTATATCAGGGGTACCATTTATTGGGGCTGATGTAGGAGGCTTTGGGGAAGATTGCACAGAAGAGCTTTTTATAAGATGGATTGAGGCAGGCATTTTCTATCCCTTCTTCCGAAATCATTCCGCTATTAATACAAGAAGACAGGAGCCATGGTCTTTTTCCGAGGAGGCGGAGAAAATAGCAAGAAAATATATAACCCTTAGGTATCAACTTATACCTTACCTTTACTCTCTTTTCTGGGAAGCAAAGGAGAAGGGTATTCCTCCTTTGAGGGCTCTAATCTTGGAATATCCAGAGGATAAGGAAGCAATTCATAATGATGATGAGTTTATGCTTGGAGCACATCTTTTAGTGGCGCCCATATATAGGGAGGGGGCAAGAGCAAGACTTGTTTACCTTCCTCATGGAGAATGGTATAACTTCTGGACAGAAGAAAAATTAGAGGGACCAGCTTATATATCTGTATCATCCCCTATAGAACTTATTCCTATTTTTGTAAAGGCAGGAACCATTCTTCCTCTCTGGAAAAGCCAAAATTATGTAGGAGAAGAAAAACAGGATGTTTTAGAATTAAGGGTTTTTCCAGGAGAAGGAGAATTTATATATTATGAGGATGATGGAGTAACCTGGGATTATGAAAAGGGAAAATTCAACTTAGTAAAGTTCTCCTTGAAAAAGGAAGGTAATTTAAAGATAGAGTATATCCATAAGGGTTATCAATCAGAAAGAAAAATATT
- a CDS encoding sugar ABC transporter permease — protein sequence MISTSFKTPREIYTIPPKFIPSEITLKNYIDLFKGVNFGRPLLNTIIIALVAPPLSILLNSMAGYAFSKFKFKGRDAIFLIILATMMIPGQMTLIPTYLIVRFLNMLNTYRGIIIPGLVGAGSIFFWRQFINGIPNDLIESAKIDGASELHIYFRIILPLSTPFLVTSFVFAFIGAWNSFLWPLIIATDERMYTLPVAVSIIAGQYGENIGTILAGSTVVVLPILIVFLVAQKYVIRGIAMTGLKF from the coding sequence ATGATATCCACATCCTTTAAAACACCAAGAGAAATATACACTATTCCCCCCAAATTTATCCCCTCAGAAATCACTTTGAAAAACTACATAGATCTTTTTAAAGGGGTGAATTTTGGGAGACCATTATTAAACACCATAATAATTGCCCTTGTTGCTCCACCTCTCTCTATACTTCTTAATTCTATGGCAGGGTATGCCTTTTCTAAATTTAAATTCAAGGGAAGGGATGCTATTTTCCTAATAATTCTTGCCACTATGATGATACCAGGACAAATGACATTAATACCAACGTATCTTATAGTAAGATTTCTAAACATGTTAAATACCTATAGAGGGATTATTATTCCTGGACTTGTAGGGGCAGGAAGCATATTTTTCTGGAGACAATTTATAAACGGAATTCCCAACGATCTTATAGAGTCTGCCAAGATTGATGGTGCATCAGAACTCCATATTTATTTTAGAATCATTTTGCCTCTTTCTACTCCTTTCCTTGTAACTTCTTTCGTTTTTGCCTTTATTGGTGCATGGAACTCTTTCCTTTGGCCTCTTATCATTGCTACCGATGAGAGGATGTATACATTGCCTGTGGCTGTATCTATAATAGCAGGTCAGTATGGGGAAAATATAGGAACAATTCTTGCGGGTTCTACTGTTGTTGTTTTACCTATTTTGATCGTCTTTTTAGTTGCTCAAAAGTATGTAATAAGGGGTATTGCAATGACAGGCTTAAAGTTCTAA